One Rhizoctonia solani chromosome 2, complete sequence DNA segment encodes these proteins:
- a CDS encoding glycosyltransferase family 2 protein, with product MLLALTLTTVCLFLVLVYILLVVLSPSIPTPGPEAFKYRSNSEPTIAYPLPSSTAPAECDLSVVIPAYNEAKRLPPMLTEALNHVLGNKLWRSVEFLIVDDGIKLPQNSGKGSAVKHGMLHARGERMLMVDADGASKFSDLDKLWDAMDNGADVVCGSRAHLVGTDAVVKRSFIRNTLMYGLHTLLRFLGVSHIRDTQCGFKLFTRPAAHTLFQTLHIPHWIFDVELLVVALMCGMKTDEVAVGWHEVAGSKINILWDTLEMLRDLLVLRANYVTGRWKVVRVDNAQTNGSAGNGHVTDLENKSAANLRRRVVDATQK from the exons ATGTTATTGGCCCTTACTCTTACCACAGTCTGCCTTTTTCTCGTATTG GTGTATATCCTGCTCGTGGTACTTTCACCCTCTATACCAACCCCGGGCCCAGAAGCATTCAAGTACCGCTCAAACTCGGAACCTACCATCGCATATCCTCTCCCCTCCTCAACCGCACCAGCAGAATGTGACTTGTCCGTTGTCATTCCGGCTTACAATGAAGCAAAGCGACTCCCGCCCATGCTTACCGAAGCCCTCAATCACGTACTCGGAAACAAGCTTTGGCGGAGCGTTGAATTCCTAATCGTTGATGATGGGA TTAAGCTTCCTCAAAATAGCGGAAAAGGATCGGCGGTCAAGCACGGGATGTTACACGCTCGAGGCGAACGCATGCTCATGGTCGACGCCGACGGTGCTTCGAAATTCTCCGACCTTGACAAGCTCTGGGATGCAATGGACAATGGCGCTGACGTTGTTTGCGGGAGTCGTGCCCATCTAGTTGGGACAGATGCGGTTGTCAAG CGCTCCTTTATCAGAAATACATTGATGTATGGCCTCCATACACTGCTCCGTTTCCTCGGAGTTTCACATATCAGGGATACGCAATGTGGCTTCAAGCTTTTTACGCGTCCAGCTGCCCATACGCTCTTCCAAACGTTGCATATACCTCATTGGATTTTCGATGTGGAATTGCTCGTGGTCGCGCTCATGTGTGGAATGAAGACTGATGAAGTCGCTGTTGGGTGGCATGAAGTCGCAG GCTCTAAGATAAACATTCTGTGGGATACGCTTGAAATGTTACGTGACTTGCTTGTTCTGCGCGCCAACTACGTCACAGGGCGCTGGAAGGTCGTTCGCGTCGACAATGCGCAGACAAATGGAAGCGCGGGGAACGGTCATGTGACCGACTTGGAGAACAAGTCAGCTGCTAATTTGCGTCGACGAGTTGTGGACGCTACACAAAAGTAA
- a CDS encoding peptidase C14, translating to MASPDEATGFLASLRRKKNKIVARLNALDLSTPTPSIHPNTQSLHAEPSASQSRSTADKNAVPSSSPLGHSDTSQLPVATDPRKGTDAATDTATVKVPRPTTPALPAIQVLTSTLRTLHSATKLFPPLQAAIGGLLASVEHIELSSKNHSEMEALARRLSLLLERLHRHIQEAKSSDVSEFLEGIAASVEEQVTIIRRKQDHRTTRYLTDADQDEEEILRGYKNIADILKDIKIEANLKMWNIAEERRADSRLAGLSPVESAVYNSLLSHDVNRRACTRNTRSQILLELEQWSVDWTKPNVFWMNGMAGTGKTTIAYTFAECLEERGALGASFFCTRTSEECRNVGRIIPTIAYQLAQCSPAFRSALLEVLGQQPNIKSQSIDRQCERLIKEPLSRVKTGITKGLVVVVDALDECSNANGVRTILDALFRMTPTLPLKFFVTSRPEPDIRHRVEAQSDLNRSICVLHEIERSMVEADIELYLREELGDSISQHDLTQLAKLSGRLFIYAATAIRYVRQMGTMVDPDRLEAILSSSPSSGYEHSDIDDLYTTILEAAIRQTGRNPHEQQQMRLVLWTAVCTREPVDIDTLASLTGIKATKANILLQPLYSVLHVSQATKMITTLHASFPDFMFDEARSTKFYCDEAKHSQLLAERCFQVMEDQLRFNICSLETSFIPDSEVQDLDDRIARSISPMLSYVVHHWGDHVVKSAPCETVRKGLEELLSYRLLFWMEVVSLKRTLDKGMRMLLALKPWVTIEDGSSYLTKLLNDSWIFVSKYAAGSVSQSTPHIYISALAFCHRTSSVRKQYWGRTRDLLSLEGSAMEQSQTALLATWPMDLAALSLAFSPDGSRFAIGFQDGTVHVVYSHNGTVALGPLEGHTKQVNSVAFSPDGLLLVSGSYDGTILVRDAQTCTCIYDVIKGHESWVTSVSFSPEGKHILSGSKDKTTRIWDSGNGSQIPNSIKRHPDEVLCTAFSPDGKQIACGLDSNTCPIVVYDASTRESLPFPFNAHRSSVYSIAFSPNSKHLVTGHESGDLRVWSLQDGTATHSPPKVHNDTIRSIGFSPLGDKLVTGSWDRCVYIWDVETGYSNPCLLGTHNGPVSSAAFSPDGTRVASCSDDRTVKMWNRLYSTSSHSSHSNAPTSAVWSVAISPDGSRIAAAGADEAIYMFNTQDGTAALQPLVAHTDDINSVAFSLDGRYLISGGNDNGICLWDAASGKLLSGPLRGHEKRIWSVSFSPDSRHVVSASRGKNIRVWDVDDDTLTPTDLVRTHDDEVNSAAFSPDGKHVVSWSDDGKIRMWGSQTLSRVFRPFGSLRHKERIMSVTFSPDGRLIASGSDDGAIRIFDSRRGKLALGPLMAHQDQVRSIVFSPDGNHIVSGSDDGSVRVWRVGDGAPACEPLEGHQGGISSVACSPDGAYIVSGSWDSTVRVWKTPGRGAACYLSRSASSTSDQREPHRAIAGGLTIDSGGWARNHDSRLLFWVPSDLRKVFPRPETVYTIGPEGTLRADYSKPLSLGYEWQRCFVG from the exons ATGGCTTCCCCAGATGAAGCGACAGGCTTTCTTGCCTCCTTGCGGCGCAAGAAAAATAAAATTGTAGCAAGACTCAACGCGTTGGATCTTTCTACCCCCACACCTTCCATCCACCCCAATACCCAGTCTTTACACGCGGAGCCGTCCGCCTCTCAATCACGTTCTACTGCTGATAAAAACGCGGTGCCGTCAAGCAGCCCATTGGGACACTCAGACACAAGTCAACTGCCGGTTGCAACTGATCCACGCAAAGGCACCGACGCTGCTACAGACACTGCAACCGTCAAAGTCCCTCGGCCCACCACCCCCGCGCTTCCAGCCATACAAGTCCTGACCAGTACACTGAGAACATTGCATAGCGCAACGAAGCTGTTTCCGCCTCTACAGGCTGCTATTGGAGGACTGCTAGCCTCCGTCGAGCACATAGAG CTGAGCTCTAAGAATCATAGCGAAATGGAGGCATTAGCAAGACGGCTGTCGCTGCTCCTTGAAAGGCTTCACCGGCATATACAGGAAGCCAAGTCGAGCGATGTTTCGGAGTTCCTTGAAGGAATCGCAGC GTCTGTCGAAGAGCAAGTGACGATCATCCGCAGAAAGCAGGACCATCGAACTACAAGATATCTTACGGATGCGGACcaggacgaggaggaaatACTACGCGGGTACAAGAACATAGCTGACATACTGAAGGACATAAAG ATTGAAGCAAACCTGAAAATGTGGAACATTGCCGAAGAACGGCGGGCG GACTCTCGTCTTGCAGGTTTGTCACCTGTGGAGTCTGCGGTCTACAACTCGCTTTTGTCGCACGATGTGAATCGTAGAGCATGCACTCGGAACACTCGGTCGCAGATCTTGCTGGAGCTCGAACAGTGGTCAGTCGATTGGACGAAGCCCAACGTGTTCTGGATGAACGGAATGGCCGGCACAGGCAAGACAACGATCGCATACACCTTTGCCGAATGTCTTGAAGAACGTGGTGCACTTGGGGCTAGCTTTTTTTGCACCCGCACATCCGAGGAATGTCGAAACGTGGGAAGAATCATACCGACTATCGCCTATCAGTTGGCACAGTGTTCGCCTGCTTTTCGATCAGCGTTGCTGGAGGTTTTGGGACAACAGCCTAACATCAAGTCACAGTCGATAGACAGGCAATGCGAGCGACTTATCAAGGAGCCGCTATCGAGAGTAAAGACCGGGATTACAAAAGGGCTTGTGGTCGTGGTCGATGCACTTGACGAATGCAGCAACGCAAACGGGGTGCGAACCATCTTGGACGCACTTTTCAGAATGACTCCAACCCTGCCACTCAAGTTCTTCGTGACCAGTCGACCGGAGCCGGACATCCGTCACAGGGTCGAGGCACAATCCGACCTGAATCGATCGATATGCGTGCTACACGAGATCGAGAGGTCGATGGTCGAAGCAGACATCGAGCTGTACCTTCGTGAAGAGCTCGGAGACAGCATCTCCCAGCACGATTTGACCCAGCTTGCTAAGCTATCCGGAAGGCTTTTCATATACGCCGCCACCGCCATTCGATATGTCCGACAGATGGGTACAATGGTCGACCCAGATCGGCTCGAGGCCATTCTCAGTTCGTCACCAAGCTCGGGCTATGAGCACTCGGATATCGATGACCTGTATACCACAATCCTGGAGGCTGCAATACGCCAAACTGGCCGAAACCCCCATGAGCAGCAACAGATGCGACTGGTTCTCTGGACCGCAGTATGCACACGGGAGCCGGTGGACATCGATACACTGGCATCTCTGACGGGGATCAAGGCGACAAAGGCTAACATACTGCTGCAGCCTCTGTATTCGGTGCTGCACGTGTCGCAAGCAACTAAGATGATCACCACGCTGCATGCATCGTTCCCCGACTTTATGTTTGATGAGGCGCGGTCGACCAAGTTCTACTGCGACGAAGCAAAGCACAGTCAGCTGCTCGCCGAACGGTGCTTCCAGGTGATGGAAGACCAGCTGCGGTTCAACATCTGTAGTCTAGAGACGTCGTTCATACCGGATAGCGAAGTGCAAGACCTAGATGATCGGATAGCAAGGTCAATCTCGCCAATGCTGTCATACGTAGTACACCACTGGGGAGACCATGTAGTCAAGAGCGCGCCATGCGAGACAGTGCGGAAAGGGCTGGAAGAGCTTCTATCATACCGActgctgttctggatggaggtggtGAGCCTGAAGCGTACGCTGGACAAAGGGATGAGGATGCTGTTAGCGCTCAAGCCATGGGTGACG ATTGAAGACGGATCATCATATCTGACCAAGCTGCTGAACGACTCGTGGATCTTTGTGTCAAAGTATGCTGCTGGATCTGTTTCGCAGTCGAcgccgcatatatacatctcgGCATTGGCATTCTGCCATCGGACAAGCTCGGTACGCAAGCAGTACTGGGGTCGTACTCGGGATCTTCTCAGCCTGGAAGGATCTGCAATggaacaaagtcaaacggcGCTACTAGCAACATGGCCAATGGACTTGGCTGCCCTCTCACTggcattctctcctgatgggTCTCGATTTGCAATTGGATTCCAAGATGGCACAGTACATGTAGTTTATAGCCACAATGGAACGGTTGCTCTTGGCCCCCTCGAGGGGCACACCAAGCAGGTCAACTCCGTAGCGTTCTCTCCCGATGGGCTGCTGCTTGTCTCTGGCTCTTATGACGGTACGATCCTTGTGCGAGACGCGCAGACATGCACCTGCatatatgacgtcatcaaggGGCATGAAAGCTGGGTGACGTCAGtatcgttctcacccgagGGCAAGCACATCCTCTCAGGGTCCAAAGACAAGACAACGCGGATATGGGACAGTGGCAACGGAAGTCAAATACccaactccatcaaacgccatCCTGATGAAGTCCTCTGCAcggcattctctcctgatggcaagCAAATCGCATGTGGCTTGGATAGCAATACGTGTCCGATTGTTGTTTACGACGCATCCACCAGAGAGTCACTCCCTTTTCCATTCAACGCTCATCGGTCCTCAGTCTATTCAATCGCCTTTTCGCCAAACAGCAAGCACCTTGTCACTGGCCATGAATCCGGTGATCTGCGCGTCTGGAGTCTACAGGACGGCACCGCCACACACTCCCCACCCAAAGTACACAACGACACAATCAGATCCATTGGGTTTTCGCCACTCGGAGACAAACTCGTCACTGGCTCTTGGGATAggtgcgtgtatatatgggaTGTAGAGACCGGCTactccaacccttgcctaCTTGGCACACACAACGGACCGGTTTCCTCCGctgcgttctcacccgacggcacacGAGTCGCATCATGCTCAGACGATCGCACCGTCAAGATGTGGAACAGACTCTACTCGACATCATCTCACTCCTCACATTCCAACGCACCAACCAGCGCTGTCTGGTCGGTTGCAATCTCGCCTGATGGGTCACGCATTGCCGCAGCGGGTGCCGACGAAGCGATCTACATGTTCAACACACAGGATGGCACTGCTGCTCTCCAGCCACTTGTCGCACACACCGACGATATCAACTCGGTGGCGTTCTCACTCGACGGCAGGTACCTTATTTCCGGTGGCAACGACAACGGCATATGTCTATGGGATGCCGCAAGTGGCAAGCTGCTATCCGGTCCACTTCGAGGGCATGAAAAAAGGATATGGTCAGtgtcgttctcacccgataGCAGGCACGTTGTTTCTGCCTCGCGGGGCAAGAACATACGCGTGTGGGATGTGGATGATGACACTCTGACACCTACAGACCTGGTCAGAACACACGACGACGAGGTCAACTCAGCGGCATTCTCCCCCGACGGCAAGCATGTTGTTTCTTGGTCTGACGACGGGAAGATCCGGATGTGGGGCTCGCAGACGCTATCACGCGTGTTCCGTCCGTTTGGGTCGCTGCGGCATAAAGAGCGTATAATGTCAGTGACGTTCTCGCCTGACGGCAGACTCATTGCTTCCGGATCCGATGATGGCGCTATCCGCATTTTTGACTCGCGCAGGGGCAAGTTGGCTCTCGGTCCTCTCATGGCACATCAGGACCAGGTAAGGTCAATCgtgttctcacccgacggcaaTCACATCGTATCTGGCTCGGATGATGGAAGTGTTCGAGTGTGGAGGGTGGGAGATGGTGCTCCTGCATGCGAGCCACTTGAAGGACATCAAGGTGGGATCAGCTCGGTGGCATGTTCACCCGACGGTGCATACATCGTCTCGGGCTCATGGGACTCGACGGTTCGAGTATGGAAGACACCAGGAAGGGGCGCTGCATGCTACTTATCCAGATCTGCCTCTTCAACCTCGGATCAGAGGGAGCCTCATCGCGCCATTGCCGGTGGACTGACGATCGACAGTGGGGGGTGGGCACGTAACCACGACTCGCGGCTACTCTTCTGGGTTCCATCTGATCTGCGCAAGGTCTTTCCCCGCCCCGAGACAGTTTATACGATCGGGCCTGAAGGCACGCTTCGAGCGGACTATAGTAAGCCGTTGTCGCTTGGATATGAGTGGCAGCGATGTTTTGTTGGCTGA
- a CDS encoding GMC oxidoreductase yields the protein MKLALLFSQLVCIGLATATLSSSGEEFVKNDFDYLVVGGGLAGLVVANRLSENSNVRVGVIEAGRYFENDPLINTPAAVLNRFLQMNATYDWRLTTVPQKHLNNQSINLPRGKTLGGSSTIGLLIFGRGSKIEYDAWERLGLLPYMKKAEHFEMVDPIRASVNQEGIPASQGTQGMIAGSYNTWYSDPVFPYRAASMKVGIPANLDPDSGTTFGIYNAATSTNRTAGIRSYAGNTYYKSAAHRPNLVVLTEAQATKIELDHSGKDVTARGVSFQFRGTSFTAKAKKEVVLSAGTLLTPQLLELSGIGNSDVLKKYQITPKVDLPGVGENYQDHILVSTTYEVKPGFVTYDNLGYNNTFRAAAEAQYERTHDGPMTASNSMLSYIDLYSLASSGKIAHMHRSLWEDVKKEKPTMLQKQQYRIQELWLRKKMGNVEVILHPGKHTRYFGPGPAKPNTSYISIIMCIQHPFSRGNIHLNTSDPLSPPAIDPNYLSKQIDQSILVESVKFADKIAKTEPLAAMLVARQDPSPDIKSDEDITKWVKASIRTLHHPIGTATMAPKSVGGVVDEKLKVYGTSNLRVVDASVIPMHLAAHLQRTVYGIAEKAADIIKSDWGF from the exons ATGAAATTAGCACTGCTATTCTCGCAACTAGTTTGCATTGGCTTAGCGACAGCCACCCTCTCTTCAAGTGGAGAGGAGTTTGTGAAGAACGATTTTGACTACCTCGTAGTAGGCGGGGGGCTAGCGGGGCTCGTTGTCGCTAACAG ACTTTCCGAAAACTCGAACGTGCGAGTAGGCGTCATTGAAGCCGGTCGATATTTTGAAAATGACCCACTTATTAATACCCCTG CTGCAGTATTAAATCGATTTCTGCAGATGAATGCCACGTACGACTGGAGACTCACGACCGTCCCTCAAAAGCACCTAAATAACCAGTCAATAAACTTGCCAAGAGGAAAGACGTTAGGAGGATCCAGCACCATCGGTTTGCTAATATTTGGGCGGGGATCCAAGATTGAATATGATG CATGGGAGCGTCTTG GGTTGCTACCTTATATGAAAAAGGCGGAGCATTTCGAGATGGTAGACCCCATCAGAGCTTCGGTCAACCAAGAAGGAATTCCAGCAAGTCAAGGAACCCAAGGCATGATTGCTGGATCCTACAACA CTTGGTACAGTGACCCTGTATTCCCATACCGTGCTGCATCCATGAAGGTGGGGATCCCAGCCAATCTCGACCCTGACAGTGGAACCACATTCGGCATTTACAACGCCGCCACTTCTACCAATCGTACTGCCGGCATCCGGTCCTATGCAGGGAACACCTACTACAAGTCCGCCGCTCACAGGCCCAACCTTGTCGTATTGACCGAGGCTCAAGCCACCAAAATCGAACTTGATCATTCTGGGAAAGATGTTACGGCCAGGGGCGTCTCTTTTCAATTCAGGGGCACGTCATTCACTGCCAAGGCTAAAAAGGAAGTCGTGCTTTCGGCTG GTACTCTTCTGACCCCTCAGCTTCTCGAACTCAGCGGTATTGGCAACAGCGACGTCTTGAAGAAGTACCAGATTACCCCAAAGGTGGATCTTCCCGGGGTTGGGGAGAACTACCAAGACCATATATTGGTCTCGACCACATACGAAGTAAAGCCAGGCTTTGTCACCTATGATAACCTTGGGTATAACAATACATTTAGAGCAGCTGCCGAAGCTCAGTA TGAAAGGACTCATGACGGACCAATGACTGCTTCCAACTCCATGCTATCGTATATCGACCTTTACTCCCTTGCTAGTTCTGGCAAGATTGCGCATATGCACAGGTCACTCTGGGAGGACGTGAAGAAGGAGAAACCTACGATGCTTCAGAAACAGCAGTACAGAATCCAAGAGCTGtggctgaggaagaagatgggTAACGTCGAAGTTATTCTGCACCCAGGCAAGCATACTA GATACTTTGGACCTGGTCCCGCAAAGCCGAATACGTCATATATCTCGATTATCATGTGCATTCAGCATCCATTCTCTCGTGGAAACATT CACCTCAACACCTCAGACCCCCTGTCGCCTCCAGCTATCGACCCTAACTATCTATCCAAACAAATAG ACCAGAGCATCCTTGTCGAGTCGGTCAAGTTTGCCGATAAGATTGCCAAGACCGAACCATTGGCTGCGATGCTTGTTGCCCGACAGGACCCTAGTCCAGATATCAAGTCGGACGAAGATATCACCAAGTGGGTCAAGGCTAGTATCCGCACTTTGCACCACCCAATTGGAACTGCGACGATGGCGCCCAAGTCGGTTGGAGGGGTGGTGGATGAGAAACTGAAGGTGTATGGAACGAGTAATCTACGAGTG GTGGACGCAAGTGTGATCCCGATGCACCTCGCCGCTCATCTGCAACGCACCGTGTACGGTATTGCGGAAAAGGCAGCTGACATAATCAAGAGCGACTGGGGATTCTAA
- a CDS encoding NADH:flavin oxidoreductase/NADH oxidase: protein MPFSGKVAKSRFFKAALTERMSSWDQHDPSKRGVPPERLVRLYEEWGKGEWGIIATGNVMVHPEHLEAAGNAILYAPHETPERIEQFRKIATAGKAHGSLMVMQLSHAGRQVPLFVNAHPIKEIVNQFAYAADIAHRTGFDGVQMHGAHGYLIAQFLSAVTNNRTDEYGGSSQKRARFLKEIVLAIREKVPDPTFMIGVKINSAEFQSAGIKPADAVELCLELEALNLDFVELSGGNYEKWIASTKTTRQEIVQSAFSEAIVPHLTKIIPYVTGGFRSAAGMADAVRAGSCAGIGLGRPATSDPYLPKEIISGEVSGATLSRLPPGDFWAQGEASGSQEESIARGFPVFDLSDPEVAANYLKRTTEFHQQMELDFEKRDPNGSANFNEIPERHVNDNTVAYGSSSIDLENVPLNGGILVKTLYLSIDPHMRLWMEESKGASTGPSYELGKPIWGIGMALTLRSEKDGIHQGDVVYVQIYPFQEYNVLSAETPLRVIRPEPGIPLSATHDKHMTNPFTLRPDCILWAGTHGSPKSGETIYVSAGAGTVGSIVSQLAKAKGLKVIASAGSNEKVEAMKRMAKEGPIDIYWDHIGGPQLEAAIGACNLYARIIVCGALLAFNNAPPHHVKNLAEILYKRLRVQGFMYWEAESQIEGHNNNPVKFISTMTPLVKSGKIKWTEQVFDGIDSVNRAVATALTSGNAGKVVVKVADL, encoded by the exons ATGCCGTTCTCTGGCAAGGTTGCTAAGTCGCGCTTTTTCAAGGCAG CTCTCACTGAGCGCATGTCTTCTTGGGATCAGCACGATCCCTCTAAGCGAGGTGTTCCTCCCGAGCGCCTCGTCAGACTATACGAGGAATGGGGGAAAGGTGAATGGGGTATAATCGCAACAGGTAACGTCATGGTCCATCCGGAGCACCTTGAGGCTGCTGGAAATGCCATCCTGTATGCGCCTCACGAGACTCCGGAAAGGATCGAACAGTTCAGGAAGATTGCCACCGCAGGAAAGGCACACGGAAGCCTGATGGTCATGCAGCTATCGCATGCCGGTCGGCAGGTACCACTATTTGTAAACGCTCACCCT ATCAAGGAGATTGTGAATCAGTTCGCCTATGCGGCCGATATCGCTCATCGTACGGG ATTCGATGGAGTTCAAATGCACGGAGCGCACGGATACCTTATTGCCCAATTCCTGTCAGCCGTGACCAACAATCGGACTGATGAGTATGGAGGATCGAGCCAGAAG CGTGCTCGGTTCCTAAAAGAGATCGTGCTTGCTATCCGCGAGAAGGTGCCAGATCCAACATTCATGATTGGTGTAAAAATCAACAGCGCTGAGTTCCAGAGCGCTGGTATCAAG CCCGCCGATGCGGTAGAATTATGCCTTGAGCTAGAAGCCTTGAACCTCGATTTCGTAGAGCTGAGCGGAGGCAACTACGAAAAATGGATTGCTTCGACCAAGACTACACGCCAAGAGATAGTACAAAGCGCC TTTTCGGAAGCCATTGTACCTCATCTTACCAAGATCATCCCATATGTAACTGGAGGCTTCCGGTCTGCTGCTGGAATGGCGGATGCGGTCCGTGCTGGTAGTTGTGCAGGGATTGGACTAGGGCGTCCAGCAACATCCGACCCGTATCTACCCAAAGAGATCATCTCGGGAGAAGTCTCCGGTGCtaccttaagtcggttgccCCCTGGAGATTTTTGGGCGCAGGGCGAGGCCTCTGGGAGTCAAGAAGAGTCCATTGCCAGGGGGTTTCCCGTGTTTGATCTCTCCGACCCAGAAGTCGCGGCGAATTATCTCAAGCGGACCACTGAGTTTCATCAGCAAATGGAGTTGGACTTTGAAAAAAGGGATC CAAACGGCTCTGCCAACTTCAACGAAATTCCCGAACGTCATGTCAATGATAACACCGTAGCATACGGGTCCAGTTCCATCGACCTTGAAAATGTTCCTCTTAACGGTGGCATACTTGTGAAGACCCTGTACCTTTCAATTGACCCTCACATGCGTCTCTGGATGGAGGAGTCTAAGGGTGCTTCCACAGGCCCCAGCTATGAGCTCGGTAAACC GATCTGGGGTATTGGTATGGCGTTAACACTACGATCTGAGAAAGATGGCATCCATCAAGGGGACGTTGTCTACGTGCAAATTTATC CGTTCCAGGAGTACAATGTTTTGAGCGCAGAAACTCCTTTGCGAGTGATCCGACCAGAGCCTGGAATTCCACTCTCGGC AACACATGATAAACACATGACAAATCCCTTCACGCTTAGGCCAGACTGCATTTTATGGGCTGGAACTCATGGAAGTCCTAAGTCTGGGGAAACAATCTATGTATCTGCCGGTGCAGGGACAGTTGGATC AATCGTATCCCAGCTAGCGAAAGCGAAGGGTTTGAAGGTTATCGCATCCGCAGGCTCAAATGAAAAAGTCGAGGCTATGAAACGGATGG CTAAAGAAGGTCCCATTGATATATATTGGGATCATATTGGTGGCCCCCAGCTTGAG GCGGCTATTGGCGCTTGTAACCTTTACGCCCGCATCATTGTATGCGGGGCTTTGCTGGCTTTTAATAATGCTCCGCCACATCATGTCAAg AACCTCGCTGAGATCCTGTACAAAAGGCTTCGGGTTCAGGGATTCATGTACTGGGAGGCTGAATCTCAAATCGAGGGGCACAACAATAACCCAGTAAAATTTATTAGCACGATGACACCACTGGTCAAATCTGGAAAGATAAAATGGACAGAGCAAGTGTTCGATGGGATCGATTCTGTCAATCGGGCAGTTGCCACAGCTCTAACAAGTGGTAATGCCGGAAAGGTGGTGGTCAAAGTTGCAGACCTCTAG